The Vicia villosa cultivar HV-30 ecotype Madison, WI linkage group LG1, Vvil1.0, whole genome shotgun sequence genome includes a region encoding these proteins:
- the LOC131644534 gene encoding WAT1-related protein At2g37460-like, protein MENQKTETWIEKAKPFIAVLSLQLGYAVMDVLSKAALNKGMSNYVFVVYRHAVAFIVITPFALYFEKKVRPKMTISIFIKIMALSLLEPVIDQNLYFLGMKYTTATFAAAMSNMLPAITFILATILRLEKIKIKCIRSQAKILGTIATVAGAMTMTLVKGPILLEAFGSNSHTHQTVAITSQHTIAGGVLITIGCICWACFFNLQAITLQTYPATLSLSSWICLMGTVEGAAVASVMEWGHPSVWSIKWDMRLFSTVYTGIFCSGLAYYLQGVVMKTKGPVFVTTFSPFCMVIVAILGYFLLAEQMFLGRVIGAFIICLGLYLVIWGKNKDYDTSSSQIIEEPVESPKQTGSENCTHEVIIIH, encoded by the exons ATGGAGAACCAAAAGACAGAAACTTGGATTGAAAAAGCAAAACCATTCATAGCTGTTTTGTCATTGCAATTAGGATATGCAGTTATGGATGTTTTATCAAAAGCTGCATTGAATAAAGGAATGAGCAACTATGTTTTTGTTGTCTATCGTCATGCTGTTGCATTTATTGTCATAACCCCTTTTGCACTCTATTTTGAAAA GAAAGTGAGACCGAAAATGACAATTTCAATCTTCATCAAGATAATGGCGCTCAGCTTGCTTGA GccagttattgatcaaaatttgTATTTTTTGGGAATGAAATACACAACAGCAACTTTTGCAGCTGCCATGAGCAATATGCTTCCTGCTATTACTTTTATATTGGCTACCATTCTTAG GCTTgagaagataaagataaaatgtATACGAAGTCAGGCAAAGATTTTGGGTACCATAGCAACTGTTGCGGGTGCCATGACAATGACATTAGTTAAAGGCCCAATACTTTTAGAGGCATTTGGAAGCAATAGCCACACTCATCAAACTGTTGCTATAACTAGTCAACATACAATAGCTGGAGGAGTGCTGATCACAATAGGATGCATTTGTTGGGCTTGTTTTTTTAATCTACAA GCTATTACTCTTCAAACATACCCTGCAACGCTTTCTCTTTCGTCGTGGATATGTCTAATGGGCACGGTTGAAGGTGCGGCGGTGGCTTCTGTTATGGAATGGGGTCATCCTTCCGTTTGGTCCATAAAATGGGATATGAGATTGTTCTCGACTGTTTACACA GGCATATTCTGCTCGGGTCTCGCATATTACTTGCAGGGAGTCGTGATGAAAACTAAAGGTCCAGTTTTCGTCACAACATTTAGTCCTTTCTGTATGGTGATCGTTGCTATCTTGGGATACTTTCTTCTCGCAGAACAAATGTTTCTCGGAAG GGTGATAGGTGCATTTATCATTTGTTTGGGCTTATACCTTGTTATATGGGGAAAAAACAAAGATTATGATACCTCCTCAAGTCAAATTATTGAAGAGCCTGTTGAATCACCTAAGCAAACTGGAAGTGAAAATTGCACTCATGAAGTCATCATTATTCACTAA